Proteins from a genomic interval of Burkholderia cepacia GG4:
- the ilvN gene encoding acetolactate synthase small subunit: MRHIISVLLENEPGALSRVVGLFSARGYNIETLTVAPTEDQSLSRLTIVSIGSDDVIEQITKHLNRLIEVVKVVDLTDGAHIERELMLIKVRAVGKEREEMKRMSDIFRGRIIDVTEKTYTIELTGASDKLDAFIQGLDASAILETVRTGSSGIGRGERILKV, encoded by the coding sequence ATGAGACACATCATTTCCGTCCTGCTGGAAAACGAACCGGGCGCGCTGTCGCGCGTGGTCGGTCTGTTTTCCGCACGCGGCTACAACATCGAAACCTTGACGGTGGCGCCGACCGAAGACCAATCGCTGTCGCGGCTCACCATCGTTTCCATTGGCTCGGACGACGTGATCGAACAGATCACGAAGCATCTGAACCGCCTGATCGAGGTGGTGAAAGTGGTGGACCTGACCGACGGTGCACACATCGAACGCGAGCTGATGCTGATCAAGGTACGTGCAGTGGGCAAGGAGCGCGAAGAAATGAAGCGGATGTCGGACATTTTCCGCGGCCGCATCATCGACGTGACCGAAAAGACCTACACGATCGAATTGACGGGCGCGAGCGACAAGCTCGACGCATTCATCCAGGGGCTGGACGCCAGCGCGATCCTAGAGACCGTGCGTACCGGCAGCTCCGGCATCGGACGCGGCGAGCGCATCCTGAAGGTGTAA
- the ilvC gene encoding ketol-acid reductoisomerase, translating into MNVFYDKDADLSLIKGKQVTIIGYGSQGHAHALNLKDSGVNVTVGLRKGGASWSKAENAGLSVKEVAEAVKGADVVMMLLPDEQIADVYAKEVHENIKQGAALAFAHGFNVHYGAVIPRADLDVIMIAPKAPGHTVRGTYSQGGGVPHLIAVAQNKSGAARDIALSYAAANGGGRAGIIETNFREETETDLFGEQAVLCGGTVELIKAGFETLVEAGYAPEMAYFECLHELKLIVDLIYEGGIANMNYSISNNAEYGEYVTGPRVVTEETKKAMKQCLTDIQTGEYAKSFILENKAGAPTLQSRRRLTAEHQIEQVGAKLRAMMPWIAKNKLVDQTKN; encoded by the coding sequence ATGAACGTTTTCTACGACAAAGACGCTGACCTCTCCCTCATCAAGGGCAAGCAAGTCACGATCATCGGCTACGGCTCGCAAGGCCATGCACACGCACTGAACCTGAAGGACAGCGGCGTGAACGTGACGGTCGGCCTTCGCAAGGGCGGCGCGTCGTGGAGCAAGGCCGAGAACGCCGGCCTGTCGGTCAAGGAAGTCGCGGAAGCGGTGAAGGGCGCGGACGTCGTCATGATGCTGCTGCCGGACGAGCAGATCGCCGACGTGTACGCGAAGGAAGTGCACGAGAACATCAAGCAGGGCGCCGCACTGGCATTCGCACACGGCTTCAACGTCCACTACGGCGCGGTGATCCCGCGCGCCGACCTCGACGTGATCATGATCGCGCCGAAGGCACCGGGCCACACCGTGCGCGGCACGTACTCGCAAGGTGGCGGCGTGCCGCACCTGATCGCGGTTGCGCAGAACAAGTCGGGCGCGGCACGCGACATCGCGCTGTCGTACGCTGCAGCGAACGGCGGCGGCCGTGCCGGCATCATCGAGACGAACTTCCGTGAAGAGACCGAAACCGACCTGTTCGGCGAGCAAGCCGTGCTGTGCGGCGGTACCGTCGAGCTGATCAAGGCAGGTTTCGAGACGCTGGTCGAAGCCGGCTACGCGCCGGAAATGGCGTACTTCGAGTGCCTGCACGAGCTGAAGCTGATCGTCGACCTGATCTACGAAGGCGGCATCGCGAACATGAACTACTCGATCTCGAACAACGCCGAGTACGGCGAGTACGTGACGGGCCCGCGTGTCGTCACGGAAGAGACGAAGAAGGCGATGAAGCAGTGCCTGACCGACATCCAGACGGGCGAGTACGCGAAGAGCTTCATTCTCGAGAACAAGGCAGGTGCTCCGACGCTGCAGTCGCGCCGCCGCCTGACGGCCGAGCACCAGATCGAGCAGGTCGGCGCGAAGCTGCGTGCGATGATGCCGTGGATCGCGAAGAACAAGCTCGTCGACCAGACGAAGAACTAA
- a CDS encoding phosphatidylserine decarboxylase, whose amino-acid sequence MNYPHPIIAREGWPFIAIAAVIALLIHAIGGFGFAWPFWLLLVFVVQFFRDPQRPIPAQPNAVLCPADGRIVAVETTQDPYANREALKISVFMNVFNVHSQRSPVDGAISKVEYFPGAFLNAAIDKASTENERNAVVIQTASGKTVTAVQIAGLVARRILCYVRAGEPLSRGQRYGFIRFGSRVDVYLPLGSRAKVSIGEKVYASSTILAELEQ is encoded by the coding sequence ATGAACTATCCTCATCCGATCATCGCGCGCGAAGGCTGGCCGTTCATCGCGATTGCAGCCGTCATCGCGTTGTTGATCCACGCCATCGGGGGCTTCGGCTTCGCGTGGCCGTTCTGGCTGCTGCTCGTTTTCGTCGTCCAGTTCTTCCGCGATCCGCAGCGCCCGATCCCGGCGCAGCCGAACGCGGTGCTGTGCCCGGCGGACGGCCGCATCGTCGCGGTCGAGACCACGCAGGATCCGTACGCGAACCGCGAAGCGCTGAAGATCAGCGTGTTCATGAATGTCTTCAACGTCCATTCGCAGCGTTCGCCGGTCGATGGCGCGATCTCCAAGGTCGAGTATTTCCCGGGCGCGTTCCTGAACGCGGCGATCGACAAGGCGTCGACCGAGAACGAGCGCAATGCGGTCGTGATCCAGACGGCGAGCGGCAAGACCGTCACCGCCGTGCAGATCGCCGGCCTCGTCGCGCGCCGGATCCTCTGCTACGTGCGCGCCGGCGAGCCGCTGTCGCGCGGCCAGCGCTACGGTTTCATCCGCTTCGGTTCGCGCGTCGACGTGTACCTGCCGCTTGGCAGCCGCGCGAAGGTGTCGATCGGCGAGAAGGTCTACGCGTCGTCGACGATCCTCGCCGAGCTCGAACAGTAA
- the pssA gene encoding CDP-diacylglycerol--serine O-phosphatidyltransferase, with translation MAAFKPRRPRNGSSQTPRPFRRNKVMAPDPTPLESRRAARQRFLKTRGIYLLPNAFTTAALFCGFFAVVQAMNVRFEIAAIAIFVAMVLDGMDGRVARMTHTQSAFGEQFDSLSDMVSFGVAPALVMYEWVLKDLGRWGWLAAFVYCSGAALRLARFNTNIGSVDKRFFQGLPSPAAAALIAGFVWLATDNRVPMKLGWLPWVAFALTIYAGVTMVSNAPFYSGKALDVRHRVPFAAILLVVVAFVLVSSDPPLMLFCLFVLYGLSGYVFWAYMAVRGRANPARSSQRDH, from the coding sequence ATGGCCGCATTCAAACCGCGCCGGCCGCGCAACGGCTCCAGCCAGACGCCACGCCCGTTCCGCCGCAACAAGGTGATGGCGCCCGATCCCACGCCGCTCGAGAGCCGCCGCGCCGCGCGCCAGCGGTTCCTGAAGACGCGCGGCATCTACCTGCTGCCGAACGCATTCACGACCGCCGCGCTGTTCTGCGGCTTCTTCGCGGTCGTGCAGGCGATGAACGTGCGCTTCGAGATCGCCGCGATCGCAATTTTCGTCGCGATGGTTCTCGACGGGATGGACGGGCGCGTCGCGCGGATGACGCATACGCAAAGCGCGTTCGGCGAACAGTTCGACAGCCTGTCGGACATGGTGTCGTTCGGCGTCGCGCCCGCACTCGTGATGTACGAGTGGGTGCTGAAGGATCTCGGCCGCTGGGGCTGGCTCGCCGCGTTCGTCTACTGCTCGGGCGCCGCGCTGCGACTCGCGCGCTTCAATACGAACATCGGCAGCGTCGACAAGCGTTTCTTCCAGGGGTTGCCGAGCCCGGCCGCCGCCGCGCTGATCGCCGGCTTCGTCTGGCTCGCGACCGACAACCGCGTGCCGATGAAGCTCGGCTGGCTGCCGTGGGTCGCGTTCGCGCTGACGATCTACGCGGGTGTGACGATGGTGTCGAACGCGCCGTTCTACAGCGGCAAGGCGCTCGATGTCCGCCACCGCGTGCCGTTCGCGGCGATCCTGCTGGTCGTCGTCGCGTTCGTGCTCGTGTCGTCCGATCCGCCGCTGATGCTGTTCTGCCTGTTCGTGCTGTACGGGCTGTCGGGCTACGTGTTCTGGGCCTATATGGCCGTCCGGGGGCGCGCGAATCCCGCGCGCTCGTCGCAGCGCGATCACTGA
- a CDS encoding 2-isopropylmalate synthase, which produces MTDKLIIFDTTLRDGEQSPGASMTKEEKIRIAKHLERMKVDVIEAGFAASSNGDFDAIHTIAGLVKDSTICSLARANDKDIQRAADALKPANSSRIHTFIATSPLHMEKKLRMTPDQVFEQARLAVRFARKFTDNVEFSPEDGSRSDLDFLCRVLEAVIAEGATTINIADTVGYGVPELYGQLVKTLRERIPNSDKAIFSVHCHNDLGMAVANSLAGVKIGGARQVECTINGLGERAGNTSLEEIVMAVKTRKDYFGLDVGIDTTQIVPTSKLVSQITGFVVQPNKAVVGANAFAHASGIHQDGVLKARDTYEIMRAEDVGWTANKIVLGKLSGRNAFKQRLQELGVSLDSEAELNAAFMRFKDLADRKSEIFDEDIIAIVSEESAFAHEQEHFKFVSLSQHSETGEQPQAKVVFGVEGKEVTGEARGNGPVDATFNAIESEVGSGSELLLYSVNAITTGTQAQGEVTVRLSKSGRIVNGVGTDPDIVAASAKAYIAALNKLHSKDDKLNPQRS; this is translated from the coding sequence ATGACAGACAAGCTGATCATTTTCGATACGACGTTGCGTGACGGCGAACAATCGCCCGGCGCGTCGATGACGAAGGAAGAGAAAATCCGTATCGCGAAGCATCTCGAGCGGATGAAGGTCGACGTGATCGAGGCCGGTTTCGCGGCCAGCTCGAACGGCGACTTCGACGCGATCCACACGATCGCCGGTCTCGTGAAGGACAGCACGATCTGCTCGCTGGCGCGCGCCAACGACAAGGACATCCAGCGCGCAGCCGACGCGCTGAAGCCGGCCAACAGCTCGCGGATCCACACGTTCATCGCGACGTCGCCGCTGCACATGGAGAAGAAGCTGCGGATGACGCCGGACCAGGTGTTCGAGCAGGCGCGCCTCGCGGTGCGCTTCGCGCGCAAGTTCACCGACAACGTCGAATTCTCGCCGGAAGACGGCAGCCGCTCGGATCTCGACTTCCTGTGCCGCGTGCTGGAAGCCGTGATCGCCGAGGGTGCGACGACGATCAACATCGCCGACACGGTCGGCTACGGCGTGCCGGAGCTCTACGGCCAGCTGGTGAAGACGCTGCGCGAACGCATTCCGAACTCGGACAAGGCGATCTTCTCCGTGCATTGCCACAACGACCTCGGGATGGCGGTGGCGAACTCGCTGGCCGGCGTGAAGATCGGCGGTGCGCGCCAGGTCGAGTGCACGATCAACGGTCTCGGCGAGCGCGCGGGCAATACGTCGCTCGAAGAAATCGTGATGGCCGTGAAGACCCGCAAGGACTACTTCGGCCTCGACGTAGGCATCGACACGACGCAGATCGTGCCGACGTCGAAGCTCGTGTCGCAGATCACCGGTTTCGTCGTCCAGCCGAACAAGGCCGTGGTCGGCGCGAACGCCTTCGCGCACGCGTCGGGCATCCACCAGGACGGCGTGCTGAAGGCGCGCGACACCTACGAGATCATGCGCGCGGAAGATGTGGGCTGGACCGCGAACAAGATCGTGCTCGGCAAGTTGTCGGGCCGCAACGCGTTCAAGCAGCGCCTGCAGGAGCTCGGCGTGTCGCTCGACAGCGAAGCCGAACTGAACGCCGCGTTCATGCGCTTCAAGGACTTGGCCGACCGCAAGTCCGAGATCTTCGACGAAGACATCATCGCGATCGTCTCCGAAGAGTCGGCGTTCGCGCACGAGCAGGAACACTTCAAGTTCGTGTCGCTGTCGCAGCACTCGGAAACCGGCGAGCAGCCGCAGGCCAAGGTAGTATTCGGCGTCGAGGGCAAGGAAGTGACCGGCGAGGCGCGCGGCAACGGCCCGGTCGATGCGACGTTCAACGCGATCGAGAGCGAAGTCGGCAGCGGTTCGGAACTGCTGCTGTACTCGGTGAACGCGATCACGACCGGCACCCAGGCGCAGGGCGAAGTGACCGTCCGGCTGTCGAAGAGCGGGCGGATCGTCAACGGCGTCGGCACCGATCCGGACATCGTCGCGGCTTCCGCGAAGGCGTACATCGCCGCGCTGAACAAGCTGCACTCGAAGGACGACAAGCTCAACCCGCAGCGCTCATAA